The sequence TTTAACTGGAATTTTTGAAAGGCCTCTTTGGTTATCTGATTTTTCAGCAGATTTTTGTTTATCCAAGCACTATTCATCAAATAACTTACAAGCTGCAATGAGATTCAATATTTGATCCTATGTAATCAGCCAGTGTTgtcatatttgtattaaaatttctCTTGGTTTATTGAGTTTGTGGAAATTATGTACGTTGGGGATCTTGATTTATTCATGTGTGTGTAACACTTCCATTAGTACCTCTCTGATGGGCTTGTTCTTTATCCTTGGACTGCAGATACTATGCATACAAATTGTGAGGCATCTGTAAGATGCCTTCCGAGTGCAGGCTATCCCCATAATCTGCACTACAGTAGAACTGCGGTCAAAGTCTTACCAGAGCCTAGTGATGGCACCTATATTCATCCAGGTGGGGACAGCTTGGACTGCACATTGACTGGTGAACCAATTGAGTCTTCAAAAGAATCTCCGAGCCGCACTGTCTATCAGCATGGCTTTGGTCTATGGTCTGCCTTTTATCCTAACTCAAATATGCATCTGCGCTCCTTGAATGCTATTGAAAGCCAGCCCTATCCATATTCAGTGGAAAATCACTACCATTATAGCCTATTGAACATGTTCCCTCAAAATTATCAGTGTGATTATCGGTTCCAAGATTTCCAGTATTTTGTTGTAATCGACTTTGAGGCAACATGTGATAAAGAAAAGAATCCTCACCCTCAGGAGATAATAGAGTTTCCATCAGTTATAGTGAGTAGCACGACTGGCCAGCTGGAAGCTTGTTTTCAAACTTACGTGAGGCCAACATGCAACCAACAACTGAGTGATTTCTGCAAGGATCTGACTGGTATCCAGCAAATTCAGGTTGGTTGCAAGTCTTTGAATTCCTTCCAATTATTAGATTTCATCTAAGATGATAGAGTTGTAATTAATAATGGAAGATCCTTGGATATGAGAAATTGCACAACCTGGAATTATGCCTGATGCACTGAATTAGTGCAAAAAATTAGTAAATCTTTTACTTCTATtacttataaataataataataataataatggaaGAACCTTTGATATGCATATACTGAACATATGTGTCTTACTGTATATCCTTTACCGATCaaaaaaagatatatgtatCGTACAACCCTTTCACATATGAAGATTGACTTAATTTGATGGGTTGAAGTTGGAAACTCTCTGCTAGCTGTAAATGTTATTCATTTGCTCCTCCTTTCCTTTTCTAgcttatattatttataagcAAGTTATAAACTAAGAAAACTGAGTATGATTTTACAGGCTTGTGGAATTACTTTTATCTCCTGTGTTTTTATGTATGCTGCAATTATCTCAGAAGTTTGAAATGGCTATGGTTTGAGATATTTCCTCCATACAGTTAGTTATATGAGAAATGATTAGATCTTGCTGCCTTCGATTTTTTTAATGGATACTTGGTATCTTGTTTCGGTTATGCATGCAAATTATTTACCTTTAACCTTTTTATGCCAACTTGCTCTCCGTGCTGATGTGAAGAAGCTCCTTCATGGTTTTAGACTATAGAGAAAGATTTGTCTCTTCATAGAATCTTCAGTATCTCTATGTTCTTGTGATTACCAAATTTACTGACCACCATTGAAGAGATTAATGTAATTGGTTTTAAAAAGACGAGTTTGTAAGATGAGGTGGATAAGTCCAAACTCCTATGAGAGAAATCCTAGTCTTGGATTAATGGTGATTACATTTCTTCCCTTGCTAGGTATGTTTTGTTCTAATCCAACGTAAATATTTTAATCTAGGTTTTGAACACATTTCTCAAGCAGGGATGATccctatttttctttaataGAAATGTAGAGGGAGTCATGAGAGAACCCTTGTCCACCATAGAAATGAGTTAGGAATGTTCCACTGGGGTTTGAGATCTTTGAACATGACAAATCAGTGTCACCAAAGACCTGAAGCTATGTGTAGTGCAGATTGGATGTGTCTCCCAACTTAGGCAGCAGTTCAAAGAGGGCAGTAAGGCATGCGCCAAACCAAAAAGTAGTGTACCAACTACTTCTAAAAAAGAACAAGGTTAAGCAATGATGCTTATGACTTTGTCCTGAAATGGGGCACTAAACTATAAATATCTCAGATTGCTTTTAAACATTAcggaatatattattatactatttGGAAATAGGAATGagaaatttaatataagaagattgaactaattataaaaaaaataatgtaagaaaATTAGTCGTGAAATCTGAatgaaaaattttgaactaCATTTGTGTCTGAATCAGAAATTATGGGTTTTGAACTTCAATGGCATGgttttcatttcatatattttacttaattacaGTTTTTCCCCTTGAACTTCTTCTATTCGTGtttatagttctttttttttagcaTTGTATgcttcttatatttttcttcatttgcaCCTTTCCTTAAAGCACTCAGCTGAATTGCTCTTAAGCTAATCTCGGTGCTTGAAACCCTTTAAAGCTTTCTGCATATTTTGCTCTTGACAACGCCGTGAAAGAATACTGCATTTTTAAAATCAGGCTTGTAGTTTAGTATTTGTTTTCTCGAGTAGATTTGACCTGTCTTGTGCGTATTGGTACTCTGTTGCTGCTGTGTGTGGGTTTATTGTTGTAGCAGCTGAGTCAtgcaaatttgttttttttccttttccagGTTGACAGAGGTGTTACTCTAAGTGAAGCGCTCCTTAGGCATGACAAGTGGCTTGAGAAGAAAGGGATAAAGAATACCAACTTTGCAGTTGTCACATGGTCCAGTTGGGACTGCCGTGTCATGTTGGAATCAGAATGCCGATACAAAAAGATCAGGAAGCCTCCTTATTTTAACCGGtatgtttgtatttttattttatttgtgttcTAAATTTGAgcctcttttttgttttgtggGGGTTAACCTTAGAAATATCTTCCAGTTGGATCAACTTGAAGGTTCCATTTGGAGAGGTTTTTGGAGGCGCGAGGTGCAATTTGAAAGATGCGGTCCAAATGGCTGGCTTAGCATGGCAGGGGCGTGCTCACTGTGGTCTGGATGATGCCAAAAATACAGCCCGCTTGCTTGCTTTTCTCATGCACAAGGGTTTTAGATTCTCTATCACCGATTCTCTTATGTATCCATCTAATGATGAACCCCTTTCATGGAAGCTGCCCCCAGATCACCCATCATTTCCTTATCAACCTCAAAAGATGAGAGACGTGCCTTGTCCAGTATTGCAAAATCAGCCCTACTGTTTCTGTGGAGTAAGGAGCAGCAAAGGGATGTTCCGAAAACCAGGTCCAAAGCAAGGAAACCTCTTCTTCGGGTGTGGGAATTGGACTGCTGCTAGAGGTGCCTGTTGCCAGTATTTTGAATGGGCCTTGTCCTGAAGGACCAGAAAGATGACGTAATTTATTCAGGCCTGATCATCGTCACATCGCTCTCTGTCTATGTAAAAAGTGAAACGGAAAGACTGTTTGAGGAAAGTGAATCTCTGCTTTTCTTGTGGAGGTTTTCCCTTCCAACCAAGTAAATATGGATAGTTCAATCAAAACCCTTTTGTTTCCTGTTCAATGCTTGTGAGCCTGCGGGTCAACTTAGGGAATGAAAGATGGAATGATCCAACCAGTTTTAAAACTGACTTGTTGACAGTGATTGAACTCTATGGTGTAGGTAGAAGCATGCATTGACATGCCTGGACATGTTTTATTGTGTTAAAAATAACGTGTGAGCATTTGCTATTCAATGGGAATGACAAATTTGCTTGCCTATAATTCTTTCACTTGCCCCCTCCACCCCTACTCCTACCTCTTGtcacttttaatttaattttcctcGTTTATATTGAATCTGCCAGTGTTTTGCCCTATAGGACCTCAAACattctatattttaattttatttagttgtttCTGTGGAGAGGCTGTTACACAGAGCACAACTTCAGCTCATCCAGAAGATGCAGTACATGAAGATCATGAAATTAGGATAAAAGGCTAGAAAGTGGTGTCTTGTTTCTGGTGCTTACCACATTAAATTATGCTAGTATTGCACTTTTTCTATTATTTGTTATCCCTTGTTTACAGATACGCACAATTACATCTCTGATCCTTATGTACTGCCTTCTTCAAACTATCCTTATGTACTGCCTTCTTCAAACTATTTTATTATGTGTTACTTGAGGCGGAAGGACTTGTGCAAATAACCTCGTTTGAGAGTTGAGGCTTATAATCTTGGGTTTCGTAATTTAGTTCAAATACAATAATGTTATTTCCAAATTAAATCAACTTTTACCTTCTAAAATTTGATtgcaattatacatttatactaCTTGACTTACCAACATCATTTTGAGTTGCAATTCAGTCACTACACTACTCCGGTTTCAAGATTTAACATAGTTCAAGGAAAACAGTCACTTATTCCACATCAGATTCTACACAAAATGAGTAAATCATATCttaatttgattgttatacAAAAATGGAGAATTTAATATCCAAAAATTTTGTTGGGACGACCACAATCAAATTCCACTTCGATTAACCAAAATGGCATTAAAACACATTAGCAGCTTAGCCAATGCAATCCCACAAGAAGAGATAGGAATTAATGCCTTCATGCTTACTATTGGTCATGTTCATTCTCATTTGGAAATTCAAGGTATTAAAGGAAATCAATTTGCCAGTATCAAAATTAGTAGTTGGCACACCCTAGGAACTCATGAAAGTTGCAATCAATTAAACAAACCACTTTGCGTTTATCAAAGTCTAAATTTTTAACAGCAAAATTGTAATTCCAAAAAACTTGTAATACATCAAGTCTGCAGGCCAAAATACCAGAACATATAAATAGTAACTCATCTACCTAAGGACATTGGAGATCTAAGATTCAGCAATAGTGACCTCAACCTCAACACCGGGTTCAATGGTGATTGATGTGATTTGTTTCACAACATCTGGTGAGCTGAAAAGGTCAATCACCCGCTTGTGGACACGAAGCTCAAATCTGTCCCATGTATTTGTACCTgtatgtaaagaaaaaaaagaggataAGAATAAACTCTTCTTGATTTTGGATAACTTCACAGACAATAAATCTCCTACAATACACAATTGTTTACTGATGATATCACAGATCAACATAATGAAGCAAAACAAACTACATAGATTCTGCAAGCTAGCTTCGAAGACAGAATATGAGCTTTTAAAAAGAGAAACTAACGGGGACTGGGGAATtagcaacaaaaataaaatcattgaaGACAGGCGACAACATGCCCTTGAATTGTACTATGAGTGGATGTAATGGAAATGTGGCACGTGGGATTGGGTTAACAGAGTGGAAGATTCCTGCCATATGGTTGATTGGGGATCAAATGAATAGTTTTTCTGATCCAAACACAGATCAAGCTTTCAATTTCTATTTTCATTGTTCATGGTGGTGGTTAGCACCTAACATAAGTTATCAACCAAACACATCGAAACACAAGTTCATTCATAATCCTATAAATCACAAACTAGTACATCTTCCAGTAGACAATGTAAACAGTTCAAACTAAACAAATGTCTACTAAATGTTCTTCTTGAGAACACAAGCTCTACTACAAAACAATAAATGTATGGAACAGTAGTACCTTCTCCACAAGGAGACTTTCTAGTGGTGATGTTAAGGACCTTTGTGGGCATTCTCACTGGTCCCTTCACCCTGAGCCTCTTATCCTTGGCACCACGAACCAAATCAGCGCACACTAAAAGTTTCAAATCAGGTCAACAGAGAGTGAGCGTACTTCTTATTAAATGATATGAAACAGGAAAACACAACCACAAGTAAACAATCAAAAAAGTTTCAAGCAATGGATCTGAAACAGAATGCTTCAAAATGTGATTGTAGCATTCATTAAGGCACATATTACATGTTTCATCATGGTAAACAAAATCACAATCTGTATCTTTTAAGATATAAGCTAATTCTATTTCAGCATTGAATTCAAATCCAGTGATAATGAATAATGAGACTAAATAGTGGCCATAGGAACCCATATAATAGACGCATAACACATAACGAGGAAAAAGAAAACCATAGgccaattaaataatttaatttgcaACAATCCAAAATTGAAACAGAACTACAAAAGGTTTCAAAATCTGTTATGTTGACTACCGACAGAGCTCAGCACAATCAGTTGATTTTTTAGAGAACAATGCATCTGAGATTATAAAAGCTGAGCTAGCAGTATCACAATAGTCAAGTCATACAAGCTTCATTACTCTACTATACAAACTAATTCTACTCGTTAAGTctagatcaaaaatcaaaacataaggCCCCCCCCCTAGTTATTGGAGCTAAATTaacatataaaaacaaaagacCATCCCTTCTAACGGATCTAAATAAGTTTCACATAAACAGAACAATCAAATACTAATGTCATTGAAGAAACAAACATAAGTACATTAAAGAAGCTCAAGGGGTTACCTTTCTCGAGATTCTTAACATTCTTGGAGGAGAGAGTGATCCTAATCTTGTGAACCATCTCTGCAGGCTCCTCAAGCCCAGGCTTGGTTGGCTTCATTGCTGCATATGCTGCCATCTTTCTGCACAAAAACAAGCCATTTTTTCACTAGCCTACACAGAAAAAAAACACCCAATTTACAGTAGTGCATGAAGATTACCTGAGAATGGAGAGAAAATGCTCAGAATTCTGCGACGGCGAAGAGGACTGCTTAAACTTCTAGCGGAGGCTTCTGTAATTTCTCCGTCTTTTTTTATATACCGTAACCTAGCTAgggttttattttgtttctttcggGTTCGGGTTAACAAACTGGGCTTTGGATAACATTTTCACAAATGGCCCTTCTTATGCTACTACTATTTAAATTGTATCTacaaaaagtaaagaagaattATTATAGGTCATTTGCTATTTTAGCCCCATTCGTgttgttctttaattttatacattaagttaaataatttcTTCGCATGAGATAAAGTAATATCAACATCTCGCTAGAGATAACTTCGATtgctaagaaaaaaattaaagactcTTATTTGAAGGGCCAGAGTCAGACAAAAATAAGGGTAGTTTGTACAAAAGGGATATCTTTACCCCTAGAATTTGAAATTGTCTTTAGTTTTGATATTTATACGAAAATGCCTTCAagtttaataaacaaaaatccGGGTCAAAAAATAGGGTAAATAGTAGCAACAATAGCTTAGTGACATGCAAATCATGCTAGATCGATTTTATTATACCTTCAACGTATCTTGATATGATGTGTCACAACGGTGGCATGCAAGTCATGTCAAATTAGTAggatttcatattatattagaCTCAGTTGAATAACTTAGGAACTCTGCCGGATAATCATAATtacatttaaatttgaaaagctTGCTTAATCTAAGACAACTATTACATAATAGAGTATCAACAAGAAATAGAACTTGCGTAATCAaccaaacaacataaaaaaaactattcttAATAATTTGTCagtgaaaaacttacaagataataaaaaattacaagattacaactgaaaatgaaatgaagaaataaaatctcttcaggttgaggcgcggatatctcacTCTCTTCAAGGAGATTCAAGTCCattgcagcaaatgttttcactggtccagcagtagtcttctttgacttgtcccctctaggatacaacagccttcacaaagtataactcaacaactctggacaagagttgagtccaaagctccacaaaaaagaacacctcccttcaactaataagaattCTCTTTTTGACTAACTCTTTCGCTCTATGTTTTTctcttgtgtgttgtgtgttccAAACCAAAttaagaccaccactatttatactagaaGAAGTCTTCCGAGTAATGAATAGAAAGATAAATGGTGTAGTAAATAATGAAGATAAATGAcctaggagttacataggttacagaAAGTAATGGAGGAAGAATAATGAGTGACAATCAAGTAGGCACTAATTCCATCAATGGCATTTGCATCTGTTGCAAAACTGAAATGCATGTGACTCTAATTTCTAATGGAATAATGCAATAGTTAGTCACATCAACGATCATATATGAAAAGTCCTCAATGGTCAGTAGATAATACACTTAATTGTAGGGGTATTAAGAGAcaaattaataactaaaaaatattaaaatgtccaGAATActaacaatcccccactcattttaatattagaaaAGAGAGTCCatcagttgaaggaagactactatgcataatgaatgtgtgctctgcattgaacTTTCACTTAatgaaacaataatttttactccagagtcgtagtggtcttagacttgaactatgacggcttaagagaaataaaatatcactgctcacacataataatcaaggcgTTGACATGAACTTTTAAAGCCAGCATACTATGGTCATGTGCTATCCCGATTTCATGAATACATTTGAGAATAAGCATGATTCTCGTAGGAAGtgacctacttccacacatcacataggtgaaatctgtcgagagtgTTTTCATAAACTGAAAAAGAACGAGTAACATATTGCATTGAGAATTTATTAACATTTAATAATGAAGACTTGAAATCACACCCATAAATTAGCTCTTCCAGATGGCACGAGAACAAATATCCTTATTACACCTGCCTAGAAGGTGTATCATTTATGTTTGATCACCAAACTATCAAATGAACAGTGGTATTGGGAATACTTGTCTTTAGGTGAGAGTGTGAAAGATTAGGTGTGCTCATATGATAGAACATCTACGGGTTCTCACCCCTGTGGGAAGAACACTTTTGATGAAAACTCAACCCCAAACTAGTTGGAGTATGAGTACATGCATTCTCTGTATCAATTCAGCTCCATTCTAATTTGATTAGTAACGGGCTGTCAGTCTACCACAAGAATTCGCCTCTTTTGTGACTAGTTATTCCTGTGAAGCTCATATGTGTAGAGTCTACACTTGTTGAACAAAATGTCTAGGGTTTACGCTTACAACTAGTGGTGGTAAATGGGTGGGTTAGGTCAAATGTGGGCGGATTGAAAATGGGTAATCATTTAACTCGGCCATATTTGATATggacaaaaatggattgggtaaaaacaaacttaattttttttagatggGGGTGGGGGTTGGTAGGAGGATGGGGGACGATGGTAGGGataaactgaagttgaaaacatttttctaaaaacaaACTGTTCTAAAAGTAGACAacataaagtttttttaaaatttggagaaaacttGAAATATCCATAATATACCCGCATATATTTTAATGGGTAAAATATGGATATAAGCCcaaatattattcatatttaaaaataactctTTCAACCAATATTTAATAGACTATTTGTGCGATCAATGAAGAGCTTAAATTGTTAGCACTACTTACAACAAATACCTGAAGAATTAATAGTacagaattaaaagaaaaagtagttATAATAAATCCCTCAAGTATATAGTGCTTTCATATTCAAGTATAAGACTCATGGTCTGGAGAAGAGCAAGACTGCCAAGAAATAGTAAGACTGTACCCATGAACTTATCCTTCTCACATAAATCTCAGTTTCTGCATTTGTAATCTCCATCAATTATTTAATTCAGACTACGTCATCTCTGGGCCTCTCTATAATATTCATCTTCAAGTAAGTCAAAATTTATCTAATAGCTGTTAGAATAGAAATAAGTATTTCCTACTTAAAATaggaataagaataagaatagaAATCCTAGTTACAAAAGTATTCTAATGTAGTGTATAGAAATAAGGTCTAAATGTAACAATTTAGataaacaattcaataatatttttaccatATATTTCTCACAATAGTTTATCTTCTACCTTCTTTCTCACACCAACTATCTGGCTCTTGGTCTGGGTTTATGAATGGCACCTTGTTGATGTTGTTCAATAGAATGCAAAGAACACTTTAATTCACTCTGAATGGACTCGCAAGTGAAAAGACTAAAAAGTAACCTATATTGAACACTGGGGTTCGAGATCTTTGAACATGACAAATCAGTGTCACCAAAGACCTGAAGCTATGTGTAGTGCAGATTGGATGTGTCTCCCAACTTAGGCAGCAGTTCAAAGAGGGCagtataaaaaattaatgtaagAAAATTAGTCGCCAAAACTGAatgaaaaattttgaactaCATTTGTGTCTGAATCAGAAATTATGGGTTTTGAACTTCAATGGCATGgttttcatttcatatatcttACTTAATTACAGTTTTTTCCCTTGAACTTATTCTGAATCAGAAACTAGTGATCATGGAAGCTGCCCCCAGATCACCCATCATTTCCTTCTTATCAACCTCAAAAGATGAGAGACGTGCCTTGTCCAGTATTGCAAAATCAGCCCTACTGTTTCTGTGGAGTAAGGAGCAGCAAAGGGATGTTCCGAAAACCAGGTCCAAAGCAAGGAAACCTCTTCTTCGGGTGTGGGAATTGGACTGCTGCTAGAGGTGCCTGTTGCCAGTATTTTGAATGGGCCTTTGCTATTCAATGGGAGTGACAAATTTGTTTGCCTATATTCTTTCACTTGCCCCCTCCACCCCTACTCCTGCCTCTTgtcacttttaatttatttttcctcGTTTATATTGGATCTGCCAGTGTTTCGCCCTCAAATAAttccaaattttaatttttcttttagttgttTCTGCGGAGAGGCGGTTACACACAGCACAACTTCAGCTCATCGAGAAGATGCAGTATATGAAGATCACAAATTAAGATAAAAGAGGTCTTGTTTCTGGTGCTTATCACATTAAATTATGCTACGTATTGCACTTTTTCTATTATTTGTTATGCCTTGTTTACAGACACACACAATTACATCTCTGATCCTTATGCAAACTATCTTATTATGTGTTACTTGAAGCGGAAGGACTCGTGCAAATAATATCGTTGAGAGTTGACGCTTATAATCTTGGGATTCgtaatttagttaaaatacaTAAATGTTTTTTTCCAAATTAGATCAACTTTTACCTTTATCAAATTTAATAACAGTTGTGGTATATTCTATATAATTATTCATCCTAAAATTATATTACCTGAACTACTCCACATACCCACGTTTTGAGTTGCAGTTCAGAGTTTCAATTCAGTCATCACTACTCGTGTCCCGCTTCAAGATTTAACATAATTCTAGGAACAGTCAAAATTCAGATTCTACACAAAATGAGTAGATCATATCTGAGAATTTTTATTCTGGTTGTTAAAGAAAGATGAACTTTTATATCCAAAGATTTTGTTGGGACACCCACAATCAAATATTACTTTGATCGCCCAAAATGTCATTAAAACACATTAGCAACTTAGCCACAAGTAGAGAAGAGTAAGCATGCAAGAATTACACCTATCACGAGAGGCAGAGATAGGGGTTAATGCCTGCATGCTTACTATTGGTCATGTTCATTATCATTTGGAAATTCAAGGTATTAAAGAAATCAATTTGCCAGTATCAAAATTAGTAGTTGGCACACCCTTGGAATTCATGAAAGTTGCAATCAATTAAACAAACCACTTTGCTTTTATCAAAGTCAAAAATTTTAACAGCAAAATTGTAATTCAAAAAAACTTATAATACATCAAGTCTGCGGGCCAAAATACCAGAACACATAAATAGCAACTCATCTACCTAAGGACATTGGAGATCTAAGATTCAGCAATAGTGACCTCCACCTCAACACCGGGTTCAATGGTGATTGAAGTGATTTGTTTCACAACATCTGGTGAGCTGAAAAGGTCAATCACCCGCTTGTGGACACGAAGCTCAAATCTGTCCCATGTATTTGTACCTGTaagtaaagagaaaaaagagGATAAGAAATTTTGGAGAACTTCAGACAATAAATCTCCTACAATACACAATTGATTACTGATGATATCATAGATCAATATAATGAAGTAAAACCAACTACATAGATTCTGCAAGCTAGCTTCAAAGACAGAATATGAGCTTTTAAAAAGAGAAACTAGCGGGGGATGGGGGATcagcaacaaaaataatatcattGAAGACAGGCAACAACATGCCCTTGAATTGAACTGAGTGGATGTAATGGAAATGTGGCTCGTGGGATTGGGTTAACAGAGTAGAAGATTCCTGCCATATGGTTGATTGGGGATCAAATGAATAGCTCTTCTGATCCAAACACAGCTCAAGCTTTCAATTTCTATTTTCATTGTTCATGGTGGTGGTTAGCACCTAACATAAGTGATCAACCAAACCCATATCCAAACACACATTCATTCATAATCCTATAAATCACAAACTAGTACACCTTCCAGCATACAATGTAAACAGTTCAAACTAAACAAATGTCTACTAAATGTTCTTCTTGACAACACAAGCTCTAGTACAAAACAATAAATGTATGGAACAGTAGTACCTTCTCCACAAGGAGACTTTCTAGTGGTGATGTTAAGGACCTTTGTGGGCATTCTCACTGGTCCCTTCACCCTGAGCCTCTTATCCTTGGCACCACGAACCAAATCAGCGCACACTAAAAGTTTCAAATCAGGTCAAAAGAGAGTGAGCATACATCTTATTAAATGATATGAAACAGGAAAACACAACCACAAGTAAACAATCAAAAAAGTTTGAAGCAATAGATCTGAAACAGAATGCTTCAAAATGTAATGGTAGCACTCATTAAGGCACATATTACATGTTTCATCATGGTAAAAAAACTCACAATCTGTATCTTTTAAGATATAAGCTAATTCTACATTCAGCATTAAATTCAAATCCAGTGATAATGAATAATGAGACTAAATTGGCCATAGGAACCTATATAATAGACGCATAACACATAATGAGGAAACAGAAAACCATAGCcaactaaataatttaatttgcaACAATCCAAAATTGAAACAGAACTACAAAAGGCTTCAAAATCTGTTATGTTGACTACCGACTGAGCTCAGCACAATCAGTTGATTTTTTAGAGAACAATGCATCTGAGATTATAAAAGCTGAACTAGCAGTATCACAGTAGTCAAGTCATACAAGCTTCATTACTCTACTATACAAACTAATTCTACTCGTTAAGTCTagatcaaaaataaaaacttaaaccctagttattggggttaaattaatatataacaaCAAAGACCATCCCTTCTAACGGATCTAAATAAGTTTCACATAAACAGAACAATCACATACTAATGTCATTGaacaaacaaacataattaCATAAAAGAAGCACAAGGGGTTACCTTTCTCGAGATTCTTAACATTCTTGGAGGAGAGAGTGATCCTAATCTTGTGAACCATCTCTGCAGGCTCCTCAAGCCCAGGCTTGGTTGGCTTCATTGCTGCATATGCTGCCATCTTTCTGCACAAAAACAAGGCATTTTTCCATTAGCCTACACAGAAAAAACACACCCAATTTACTGTAGTGTATGAAGATTACCTGAGAGTGGAGAGAAAATGCTCAGAATTCTGCGACGGCGAAGAGGTCTGCTTCAACTTCTAGCACTGGGAGGCTTCTGTAATTTCTTCGTCTTTTTTTATATACCGTAACCTAGCTAgggttttattttgtttctttcggGTTCGGGTACTTTGGATACATTTTCACAAATGGCCCTTCTTATGCTACTACTATTTAAATTGTATCTAcaagaagtaaagaaaaaaaatggtggaaagttatttacataaatatactacaataaattaatatttgatcattttacagtaataatattttttttacattacttttgattcatttataatacaagtttaatacacattacaagaaaaataatttattattcacatataataca comes from Solanum pennellii chromosome 1, SPENNV200 and encodes:
- the LOC107003260 gene encoding 3'-5' exoribonuclease 1-like, which gives rise to MIAIEHKDTMHTNCEASVRCLPSAGYPHNLHYSRTAVKVLPEPSDGTYIHPGGDSLDCTLTGEPIESSKESPSRTVYQHGFGLWSAFYPNSNMHLRSLNAIESQPYPYSVENHYHYSLLNMFPQNYQCDYRFQDFQYFVVIDFEATCDKEKNPHPQEIIEFPSVIVSSTTGQLEACFQTYVRPTCNQQLSDFCKDLTGIQQIQVDRGVTLSEALLRHDKWLEKKGIKNTNFAVVTWSSWDCRVMLESECRYKKIRKPPYFNRWINLKVPFGEVFGGARCNLKDAVQMAGLAWQGRAHCGLDDAKNTARLLAFLMHKGFRFSITDSLMYPSNDEPLSWKLPPDHPSFPYQPQKMRDVPCPVLQNQPYCFCGVRSSKGMFRKPGPKQGNLFFGCGNWTAARGACCQYFEWALS
- the LOC107003272 gene encoding 40S ribosomal protein S20-2: MAAYAAMKPTKPGLEEPAEMVHKIRITLSSKNVKNLEKVCADLVRGAKDKRLRVKGPVRMPTKVLNITTRKSPCGEGTNTWDRFELRVHKRVIDLFSSPDVVKQITSITIEPGVEVEVTIAES
- the LOC107010353 gene encoding 40S ribosomal protein S20-2, with the protein product MAAYAAMKPTKPGLEEPAEMVHKIRITLSSKNVKNLEKVCADLVRGAKDKRLRVKGPVRMPTKVLNITTRKSPCGEGTNTWDRFELRVHKRVIDLFSSPDVVKQITSITIEPGVEVEVTIAES